Proteins from a genomic interval of Panthera tigris isolate Pti1 chromosome A2, P.tigris_Pti1_mat1.1, whole genome shotgun sequence:
- the LOC122236380 gene encoding olfactory receptor 7A17-like — MEPGNDSQISEFFLLGLSKEPELQLLIFGLFLSMYLITVFGNLLILLAVSSDSHLHTPMYFFLANLSFVDICFTSTTVPKMLWNIQTQSKVITYAGCITQMYFFLLFVGLDNFLLSVMAYDRFVAICQPLHYMLIMKPTYCGLLVLVSWMMSTLNSLLQTLMMLWLSFCTEVEISHFFCEINQVVLLACSDTFLNDMLMYFAAGLLGGASLAGILYSYSKIVSFVCGISSAQGKYKAFSTCASHLSVVSLFYCTGLGVYLSSAATQSSHSSATASVMYTVVTPMLNPFIYSLRNRDIKRALKRIVGVPVM; from the coding sequence ATGGAACCAGGAAATGATtcacaaatttcagaattttttcttctgggactatCAAAGGAACCAGAGCTGCAGCTCCTGATTTTTGGGCTTTTCCTCTCCATGTACCTGATCACTGTGTTTGGCAACCTGCTCATCCTCCTGGCCGTCAGCTctgactcccacctccacacgcccatgtacttcttcctggccaacctgTCCTTTGTAGACATCTGCTTCACCTCCACCACCGTCCCGAAGATGCTCTGGAACATCCAGACCCAGAGCAAAGTCATAACTTATGCAGGCTGCATCACACAGATgtattttttcctactctttgTTGGATTGGACAATTTTCTACTGTctgtgatggcctatgaccggtTCGTGGCCATCTGTCAACCCTTGCACTACATGCTGATCATGAAACCCACCTACTGTGGGCTGCTTGTTCTGGTGTCCTGGATGATGAGCACCCTGAACTCCTTATTACAAACCTTAATGATGTTGTGGCTGTCCTTCTGTACAGAGGTGGAAATCTcccactttttctgtgaaatcAATCAGGTGGTCCTGCTTGCCTGTTCTGATACCTTTCTTAATGACATGCTGATGTATTTTGCAGCTGGATTGTTGGGCGGTGCTTCCCTAGCTGGGATCCTTTACTCTTATTCTAAGATagtttcttttgtatgtggaatctCATCAGCTCAGGGCAAGTATAAGGCATTTTCCACCTGTGCGTCTCACCTCTCGGTTGTCTCCCTATTTTATTGTACTGGCCTGGGAGTGTACCTTAGCTCTGCTGCTACCCAGAGCTCCCACTCAAGTGCCACAGCCTCGGTGATGTACACAGTGGTCAcgcccatgctgaaccccttcattTACAGCCTGAGGAACAGAGACATAAAGAGGGCTCTGAAAAGAATCGTTGGGGTTCCAGTGATGTAA